In one Sphingobacterium daejeonense genomic region, the following are encoded:
- the ccoG gene encoding cytochrome c oxidase accessory protein CcoG has product MGIVVNESVQPNQPDKSKRKWIYAKKPSGKLYNYRQVVGYGLLLFFFLGPILKINGNPFLMFNVIERKFSIFGNIFYPQDFHIFLFGMLIVMVCIVLFTAVYGRVWCGWTCPQTIFMELIFRRIEYLIEGDWMQQKKLNEGPDTDAKAWKKVLKHTIFLLISFIISNLFLAYIIGADALYKIATDPIDQHIVGFISILVFTLVFYFVFAYVRDIVCTKICPYGRLQGVLLDENSVTVAYNVARGEPRGKQKRGVQDDKKGDCIDCHLCVHVCPTGIDIRDGIQLECVSCTACIDACDAVMEKINKPKRLIGFYSPAEAEGKETEKLGKKRNTRAIIYSGILVVLMAIFGFMIFSRSDVDGRLLRAKGSTYQMRDDGTVSNLYSLELINKTSKDIDFDLVSETEGIKIQVVNPISHLIREGNAKLSIFLIADKKSIKQYKTDVKIDIKAGDKVIETMETTFIAPPAK; this is encoded by the coding sequence ATGGGAATAGTAGTAAATGAATCCGTACAACCAAATCAACCTGATAAATCGAAAAGAAAATGGATCTACGCCAAGAAACCAAGTGGCAAGCTCTATAACTATCGACAGGTGGTCGGGTATGGTTTACTACTATTCTTCTTTTTAGGTCCTATCCTAAAAATCAATGGAAATCCTTTCTTGATGTTCAATGTCATTGAAAGGAAGTTTTCCATCTTTGGAAATATCTTTTATCCTCAAGATTTCCATATTTTTCTATTCGGAATGCTGATCGTCATGGTCTGCATCGTGTTATTCACCGCAGTCTATGGTCGTGTTTGGTGTGGCTGGACTTGCCCGCAGACTATTTTTATGGAACTCATATTCCGAAGGATAGAATATTTGATTGAAGGGGATTGGATGCAACAGAAAAAATTAAATGAAGGTCCTGATACGGATGCTAAAGCCTGGAAAAAAGTTTTAAAGCATACCATATTTTTACTCATCTCATTTATTATTTCAAATCTCTTTCTGGCCTACATCATAGGAGCTGATGCGCTTTATAAAATTGCAACAGATCCGATTGACCAACATATTGTAGGTTTTATTTCAATCTTGGTTTTTACTTTAGTTTTTTATTTTGTTTTTGCCTATGTGCGTGATATCGTATGCACCAAAATCTGTCCTTATGGACGCCTACAGGGAGTTTTATTGGATGAGAATTCGGTTACAGTGGCTTATAATGTTGCAAGGGGCGAACCTAGAGGAAAACAAAAAAGAGGAGTGCAAGATGATAAAAAAGGAGACTGTATAGATTGTCACCTCTGTGTTCATGTTTGTCCCACTGGTATTGATATCCGTGACGGTATACAATTGGAATGTGTTTCTTGTACCGCTTGTATTGATGCATGTGATGCTGTTATGGAGAAAATAAACAAACCAAAACGATTGATTGGATTTTATTCTCCAGCTGAGGCAGAAGGGAAAGAAACAGAAAAACTTGGTAAAAAAAGAAATACACGTGCTATTATTTATTCCGGAATATTGGTTGTATTGATGGCAATATTTGGTTTTATGATCTTTAGTCGTTCAGATGTAGATGGAAGGTTATTACGTGCCAAAGGTAGTACTTACCAAATGCGGGATGATGGTACTGTTTCTAACTTATATAGTTTAGAACTTATCAATAAAACCAGTAAGGACATTGATTTCGACTTGGTCAGTGAAACTGAGGGAATCAAAATCCAAGTGGTTAACCCAATTTCTCACTTGATTAGGGAAGGGAATGCGAAATTAAGTATATTTTTGATTGCTGATAAAAAATCAATCAAGCAGTATAAAACTGATGTTAAGATTGATATTAAAGCAGGTGATAAGGTAATTGAAACTATGGAGACGACTTTTATAGCGCCTCCAGCAAAATAA
- a CDS encoding lytic transglycosylase domain-containing protein, whose protein sequence is MVKKRVLCSSALLMMMFMSNLYSNPQPESADPFRKALDHSMKANVAEVMAAKKEADPYGHISFAETEIPLEKVTVQKKLDKYLSRFAYLKKPSHQIHRKADKLLPRIAKILKSYGVPEDFKYIAVVESSLNPKTTSHRGAGGYWQFMPATARLYGLKVNGSVDERLDLVKSTHAAAKYLKSLHDEFGDWTLAAAAYNVGGGSLRGSLKRQKKDSYYDLKLNSETAAYVYKIISMKTVLETI, encoded by the coding sequence ATGGTTAAAAAAAGAGTATTATGTAGCAGTGCACTTTTGATGATGATGTTCATGTCAAACTTGTACTCGAATCCCCAACCAGAGTCGGCTGATCCTTTTAGAAAGGCGTTGGACCACTCGATGAAGGCTAACGTAGCAGAAGTTATGGCAGCCAAGAAAGAGGCTGATCCCTATGGTCACATCTCTTTTGCAGAAACTGAGATTCCATTGGAAAAAGTTACTGTACAGAAAAAACTAGACAAGTACCTGAGTAGGTTTGCTTATCTAAAAAAGCCCTCACATCAGATTCACAGAAAGGCGGATAAATTACTTCCCCGCATTGCAAAAATCCTTAAAAGTTATGGGGTTCCAGAAGATTTCAAATACATTGCTGTAGTTGAAAGCAGTTTGAATCCAAAAACAACTTCCCATAGGGGAGCTGGAGGTTATTGGCAATTTATGCCAGCAACTGCACGCTTGTATGGATTGAAAGTGAACGGTAGTGTGGATGAGCGTTTGGACCTTGTAAAATCGACCCATGCCGCAGCAAAGTATCTAAAATCATTACATGATGAATTCGGAGACTGGACACTTGCAGCAGCAGCTTACAACGTAGGCGGGGGAAGTTTGAGAGGGTCGCTGAAAAGACAGAAGAAAGATAGTTATTACGACTTAAAACTCAATTCTGAAACTGCAGCATATGTTTACAAAATAATTTCAATGAAAACTGTTTTGGAAACCATATAA
- a CDS encoding TIGR01212 family radical SAM protein (This family includes YhcC from E. coli K-12, an uncharacterized radical SAM protein.): MGTQLDNGIKPYNHYGAYLKEKYNGQKVFKVIVDGNFTCPNRDGSKGYGGCTYCNVDSFTPDTARKIPSIREQVENGIERARNSYGAEKFIIYFQPNTNTYAPTHLLKMMYDEALSICPEHTLGLSVGTRPDCLDFEKIALLESYTDRYDVDLEMGMESIYNETLERINRGCSHDEFISIMKMLENTSLDLCVHTIFGFPWETEEMMLKYAEEINKHPKIKFVKLHHLHIVEGSIMGVKYKREPFHLFSLEEYTEFLSKFIPLLRPDIIIQRVFGIADKELLIAPNWNLPKSGIQTKIDKGLEERGVKQGSAYQIEDITI; this comes from the coding sequence ATGGGTACACAATTAGATAATGGAATTAAGCCTTATAACCACTATGGGGCTTATTTGAAGGAAAAATACAACGGACAGAAGGTTTTTAAAGTTATCGTTGATGGTAATTTTACTTGCCCTAACCGTGATGGTAGCAAGGGATATGGTGGATGTACTTACTGTAATGTAGATTCTTTTACGCCTGATACCGCACGCAAGATCCCATCGATTCGCGAACAGGTAGAAAATGGTATCGAACGTGCCAGAAACAGTTATGGTGCTGAGAAATTTATTATTTATTTCCAACCCAATACCAATACATATGCGCCTACCCATTTATTGAAAATGATGTACGATGAGGCTTTGAGCATCTGTCCTGAACATACATTGGGTTTGTCAGTTGGTACACGTCCTGATTGTCTTGATTTTGAAAAAATCGCACTACTGGAGAGTTATACAGATCGATATGATGTTGACTTGGAGATGGGTATGGAATCCATTTACAACGAAACATTGGAAAGAATAAATAGAGGCTGTTCACATGATGAGTTTATCTCTATTATGAAGATGTTGGAGAATACCTCTTTGGATCTTTGCGTTCATACTATTTTTGGGTTTCCATGGGAAACTGAGGAAATGATGTTGAAATATGCAGAGGAAATCAATAAGCATCCAAAGATTAAGTTTGTGAAACTCCACCATTTACATATTGTCGAGGGATCGATCATGGGTGTAAAATATAAGCGTGAGCCTTTTCATTTATTTTCCTTGGAAGAGTATACCGAGTTTCTTTCAAAGTTTATTCCCTTGTTGAGACCGGATATCATTATTCAGCGTGTATTTGGGATAGCTGACAAAGAACTCCTGATAGCTCCAAATTGGAATTTGCCCAAATCAGGTATCCAAACAAAAATTGACAAAGGACTGGAAGAGAGGGGCGTGAAGCAAGGATCAGCTTATCAAATAGAAGATATAACAATATAA
- a CDS encoding nucleoside triphosphate pyrophosphohydrolase family protein, with protein sequence MTDPKCLTSVADFHKTFQHPILDQPTIPSDARCKLRVSLIAEELKELQEAIEDKDLVEIADALCDIQYVLSGAILEFGLADKFNDLFNEVQRSNMSKACNNEQEAIETQKHYLEKGVESYYKEIDGKFLVFRKGDDKTLKSIYYSPADLKSIVEK encoded by the coding sequence ATGACAGACCCAAAATGTTTAACGTCGGTTGCAGATTTTCATAAAACATTTCAGCACCCGATTTTAGATCAACCTACTATTCCATCAGATGCTCGTTGTAAACTGAGAGTTTCTTTGATTGCTGAAGAACTTAAAGAATTACAGGAAGCAATTGAAGATAAAGACCTAGTAGAAATCGCTGACGCTCTTTGTGATATCCAGTATGTTCTTTCTGGGGCAATCCTGGAATTTGGATTGGCGGATAAATTCAACGACCTCTTCAATGAAGTACAACGATCAAATATGAGCAAAGCTTGCAATAACGAACAAGAAGCCATAGAAACGCAAAAACATTACCTAGAAAAAGGTGTAGAATCTTACTACAAGGAAATTGATGGGAAATTTTTAGTGTTCAGAAAAGGTGACGATAAAACTTTAAAATCAATCTATTATTCTCCTGCAGATTTAAAATCTATTGTAGAAAAATAG
- a CDS encoding cbb3-type cytochrome c oxidase N-terminal domain-containing protein — MNLVLIMSNVVPGTLLAIGTGNLYNDIFYLAVFFVLLGVLVAAITINKALRSMLKVTMPEVVKEEERLAAEKKVARKNYWKKSWNYFMGLKPIEQEKDLIIDEHEYDGISELNNPIPVWFNALFYSTVVFSVVYLLIYQVTGWGLNQDQEYEREMAKAEIEKQEFLAQSANLFDENSIEVDETGTLAANGKALFATNCAACHGANGEGTIGPNLTDRFWLHGGEIKDIFKTVKYGVPEKGMVPWEQTLTPAQIAEVSNFILTMRDTKPANPKGAEGVEIVAYESEGGAGEAVVEEAAADSTANQ, encoded by the coding sequence ATGAATTTAGTATTAATAATGAGCAATGTTGTACCAGGGACGCTATTAGCTATTGGTACAGGCAACTTATATAATGATATCTTCTATCTGGCGGTATTCTTTGTCCTATTGGGGGTTTTAGTTGCAGCAATCACTATTAACAAGGCCTTGAGGTCAATGTTAAAAGTGACCATGCCTGAAGTTGTAAAGGAAGAAGAACGATTAGCAGCCGAGAAGAAGGTAGCAAGGAAGAACTATTGGAAGAAATCATGGAATTATTTCATGGGCTTGAAGCCAATAGAACAAGAAAAGGACTTGATTATCGATGAGCATGAATATGATGGAATTTCGGAGTTGAACAACCCGATTCCAGTTTGGTTCAACGCTTTATTCTATTCCACTGTCGTGTTTTCAGTTGTTTATTTATTGATCTATCAGGTTACCGGTTGGGGCCTTAATCAAGATCAAGAATATGAACGTGAGATGGCAAAGGCTGAAATCGAAAAACAAGAGTTTTTAGCTCAGTCAGCAAACTTATTCGATGAAAATTCGATTGAAGTCGATGAGACTGGTACTTTGGCAGCAAACGGTAAAGCATTATTTGCTACGAACTGTGCAGCATGTCACGGTGCCAATGGTGAAGGAACTATTGGTCCAAACTTGACTGACCGTTTTTGGTTGCATGGAGGTGAGATCAAAGATATCTTCAAAACTGTGAAATATGGTGTTCCTGAAAAGGGGATGGTTCCATGGGAACAAACCCTGACACCGGCGCAAATTGCTGAGGTAAGTAATTTTATCTTAACAATGAGGGATACCAAACCGGCAAATCCAAAAGGAGCAGAGGGAGTAGAAATAGTGGCATATGAAAGTGAAGGTGGTGCTGGCGAAGCTGTAGTAGAAGAAGCTGCAGCAGATAGTACCGCAAATCAATAA
- a CDS encoding FixH family protein — protein sequence MNWGYKIVFGLGAFMLFIIGAGIYMVTHDSDTLVESDYYEKGLNYDETFHKKENLLNDHAKPRIQVLKDTLLIQFSSSVNKGNLNFKRLDDKNQDQQLPFYTNSNQFKLPISSFKKGNWNLEIDWVNSSKSYISDHAVFIQ from the coding sequence ATGAATTGGGGTTATAAAATAGTTTTTGGTTTAGGAGCGTTTATGCTTTTCATTATTGGAGCGGGCATTTATATGGTCACACATGATTCGGATACCTTGGTGGAATCTGATTATTACGAGAAAGGTTTGAATTATGATGAAACTTTCCATAAAAAAGAGAATCTATTGAACGATCATGCAAAACCACGGATTCAGGTGTTAAAGGATACTTTGTTAATTCAGTTTTCTTCATCAGTGAACAAGGGTAATTTGAATTTCAAACGTTTGGACGATAAAAATCAAGATCAACAATTACCATTTTATACGAATAGCAATCAATTTAAATTACCAATAAGCAGCTTTAAGAAAGGTAACTGGAATTTGGAGATTGACTGGGTGAATTCGAGCAAATCATATATTTCGGATCACGCCGTATTTATTCAATAA
- a CDS encoding sulfite exporter TauE/SafE family protein codes for MTYHYLAFFMGLLGSIHCAVMCGPLLLAVQAGQQITWKTTFNKILYQFGRILTYGLLGLLLGLIGNVASIQGWQQGFSLVTGIILFGIGLFYMFGKSSSKLASIQTKAIQPFARFMSKWLYRPGGSFVAGILNGILPCGMVYMALASAVNADSLSNSFVFMLLFGLGTLPLLLLFSFAGNFPKRIFKKGFTTVLPILFLVMGAWFILRGANLDIPYLSPLLQVEGAMNCA; via the coding sequence ATGACATATCATTATTTGGCGTTTTTTATGGGGCTTTTAGGCAGTATTCACTGCGCAGTTATGTGCGGACCGCTATTGCTTGCCGTCCAAGCTGGACAACAAATAACCTGGAAAACGACTTTTAATAAAATACTTTACCAATTTGGTAGAATCCTTACCTACGGGCTTTTGGGTCTCCTCCTCGGACTGATTGGAAATGTCGCTTCCATCCAAGGCTGGCAACAAGGATTTAGTTTAGTTACTGGAATTATCTTGTTTGGAATAGGTCTTTTTTATATGTTCGGCAAAAGTTCATCGAAATTAGCAAGTATCCAAACAAAAGCAATTCAACCTTTTGCCCGTTTTATGAGCAAATGGCTTTACCGACCAGGTGGAAGTTTTGTTGCAGGAATATTGAATGGCATATTACCTTGTGGTATGGTATATATGGCATTAGCATCTGCAGTAAATGCAGACTCCCTTTCGAACAGTTTCGTATTTATGCTGCTTTTTGGTTTGGGAACCTTACCCTTATTACTTCTCTTCTCCTTTGCTGGAAATTTTCCTAAAAGGATCTTTAAAAAAGGATTCACTACCGTTCTGCCTATTTTGTTTTTGGTGATGGGCGCATGGTTTATCCTGCGAGGCGCAAATTTAGATATCCCTTATTTAAGCCCTTTATTGCAAGTTGAAGGTGCTATGAATTGTGCTTAA
- the ccoN gene encoding cytochrome-c oxidase, cbb3-type subunit I, whose translation MQVEQFNYDNKIVRDFGIATVIWGIIGMTVGLIAALQLVWPEMNFGLQYSTFGRIRPLHTNAVIFAFVGNAIFMGAYYSMQRVLKARMFSDLLSKIHFWGWQLIIVASAITLPLGLTTSHEYAEMEWPIDLAITIIWVVFGINMFGTIIKRRERHMYVAVWFYIATFVTVAVLHIVNSIQMPVGLWKSYYVYSGVQDALVQWWYGHNAVAFFLTTPFLGMMYYFLPKMANRPVYSYKLSILHFWSLIFIYIWAGPHHLLYTSLPSWVQSLGVVFSIMLIAPSWGGMINGLLTLRGAWDKVRTEPVLKFMVVALTCYGMATFEGPMLSLKQVNAIAHFTDWIVAHVHVGALGWNGFMTFAILYWLIPRIYKTQLYSKTLANTHFWIGTLGILFYAIPMYWAAVVQGLMWKEFTPEGVLKYPNFLATTLEILPMHMMRAVGGVLYLSGVILMTYNLIKTVKTGKLVANEPAEAPALKPVEHSEPSAHRRLERKPILFMVLSLIAILIGGIVEMIPTFTVANNVPKIASVKPYTALELTGRDLYIREGCVNCHSQTIRPFRSETARYGEYSKAGEFVYDHPFLWGSKRTGPDLHRIGGKYPHKWHFDHMLDPTITSPGSIMPPYPWLIEQDISYKYLTGKMKVMKNLGVPYSDAEVNNALEDAQAQAEEIVKDLAANDVQVEPNKEIVAMIAYLQRLGTDIKAEPAKTADANQVAENN comes from the coding sequence ATGCAGGTAGAGCAATTTAATTATGACAACAAGATTGTCAGAGATTTTGGAATCGCAACTGTAATTTGGGGGATCATCGGAATGACTGTCGGGCTAATTGCAGCCTTACAGTTGGTTTGGCCAGAGATGAACTTTGGACTTCAATACTCAACATTCGGACGTATTCGACCATTACACACCAATGCAGTAATCTTTGCCTTCGTAGGAAACGCCATTTTTATGGGAGCGTATTATTCCATGCAGCGTGTCCTAAAGGCCAGGATGTTTAGCGATTTACTTAGTAAGATCCATTTTTGGGGATGGCAATTAATTATTGTCGCCTCCGCAATTACCCTTCCATTAGGTCTAACCACTTCACATGAATATGCGGAAATGGAATGGCCAATCGACTTAGCCATAACTATCATCTGGGTAGTTTTTGGAATTAACATGTTCGGTACAATCATCAAACGTAGAGAAAGACACATGTATGTTGCCGTATGGTTTTACATTGCAACTTTCGTTACTGTTGCTGTATTGCACATTGTTAACTCCATCCAAATGCCAGTTGGATTATGGAAGAGTTATTACGTTTATTCAGGAGTACAAGATGCTCTAGTACAATGGTGGTATGGACACAATGCAGTTGCATTCTTCTTAACCACACCATTCTTGGGAATGATGTACTACTTCTTGCCAAAGATGGCTAACAGACCTGTTTATTCCTATAAATTAAGTATCCTACACTTTTGGTCCCTTATCTTTATCTATATCTGGGCAGGACCACACCACTTATTATATACATCCCTACCTAGTTGGGTACAGTCCTTAGGAGTTGTGTTTTCAATTATGTTGATTGCTCCAAGCTGGGGAGGTATGATCAATGGTCTATTGACCTTGCGCGGTGCTTGGGATAAAGTTAGGACTGAACCTGTTCTTAAGTTTATGGTAGTTGCCTTGACTTGTTATGGTATGGCTACGTTTGAAGGTCCAATGTTATCGTTAAAACAAGTTAACGCGATTGCACACTTTACAGACTGGATCGTAGCTCACGTACACGTAGGAGCATTGGGCTGGAACGGATTCATGACTTTTGCCATTCTATATTGGTTAATCCCTAGAATCTATAAAACTCAATTATACTCAAAAACATTAGCAAATACCCACTTTTGGATTGGTACTCTAGGTATCTTATTCTATGCTATTCCAATGTATTGGGCAGCAGTGGTACAAGGACTGATGTGGAAAGAGTTTACTCCAGAAGGTGTCTTAAAATATCCTAACTTCCTAGCTACAACTTTGGAAATCTTACCTATGCACATGATGCGTGCTGTGGGAGGGGTATTATACCTTTCAGGTGTAATTTTGATGACTTATAACTTGATCAAAACAGTTAAAACTGGAAAATTGGTTGCCAATGAACCAGCGGAAGCACCTGCATTGAAACCTGTTGAGCATTCAGAACCATCAGCACACCGTCGTCTTGAGCGTAAGCCTATCCTTTTCATGGTTTTATCACTGATCGCTATTTTAATCGGGGGTATCGTGGAAATGATTCCAACATTTACAGTGGCCAACAATGTACCTAAAATTGCATCTGTTAAACCGTACACTGCATTAGAACTAACAGGCCGTGATTTATATATCCGGGAGGGCTGTGTAAACTGTCACTCTCAAACTATCCGTCCTTTCCGTTCTGAGACTGCGCGCTATGGAGAATATAGTAAAGCTGGAGAGTTCGTTTATGACCATCCATTCCTATGGGGATCGAAACGTACAGGTCCTGATTTACATCGAATAGGTGGAAAGTATCCTCATAAATGGCACTTTGACCATATGTTGGACCCAACGATTACGTCGCCAGGAAGTATTATGCCACCATATCCTTGGTTGATCGAACAGGATATCAGCTACAAATATCTGACAGGAAAAATGAAGGTGATGAAGAATTTGGGAGTTCCTTATTCAGATGCAGAAGTCAACAATGCTTTAGAGGATGCACAAGCACAAGCTGAAGAGATTGTTAAGGACCTTGCCGCAAATGATGTTCAGGTAGAACCTAACAAAGAAATCGTAGCCATGATTGCATATCTACAACGTTTGGGTACAGATATCAAAGCTGAGCCGGCGAAAACAGCAGATGCCAATCAAGTGGCTGAAAACAATTAA
- the cls gene encoding cardiolipin synthase, whose protein sequence is MQEYIQPVIKFLELWGWIPMTIMYIGVTITILIENRNPTKTISWVLVIVFIPFLGFILYYLFGQKFSKVKKLKRINHEQTLRLKKEFQRLEPLMQWSIRNIQSKIGDLSRVYSYLKNEKLSTPTLNNEVTLLVNGEEMFPSLLEALESAKHSIHMEFYIFDLDNIGTKVLDLLEKKANEGIIVRLIVDSFGSPKLVRYMRKNKDTKIEFQAFLPVTFTSLANSNYRNHRKIAVIDGFVCFIGGINISDRYENPNDFGLYWRDTSVKIVGNVGVMFQISFWNQWNQTEGKSFNLEDGYLRETPVVTDQLSAVALASSDPGSLGPFNMEALLISIGEASHTIKLCTPYFIPSEELSTALKTAAAAGVEVELMIPKEGDSWFVQHATYSYLKPLLERGVKVFLYEKGFLHAKTSIIDGKIAYVGTVNLDFRSFYINYEVAAVISNKDFCADMEKQFEIDKGNCEEINIKDWKKRKAWKRGFDSLCRLLAPLL, encoded by the coding sequence ATGCAGGAATACATTCAGCCAGTTATTAAATTCTTGGAACTTTGGGGATGGATCCCAATGACAATTATGTACATTGGTGTCACCATCACAATCCTTATTGAAAACAGAAATCCTACCAAAACTATTTCTTGGGTCTTAGTTATTGTCTTTATTCCATTTTTGGGGTTTATATTATATTATTTGTTTGGTCAAAAGTTCTCTAAAGTAAAGAAACTTAAAAGGATCAATCATGAACAGACCTTACGGTTGAAGAAAGAGTTTCAGCGATTGGAACCTTTAATGCAATGGTCTATCCGCAACATTCAGAGTAAAATTGGGGATTTATCGCGTGTGTATTCGTACTTGAAGAATGAGAAATTGTCAACACCTACTTTAAACAATGAAGTAACCCTATTGGTGAATGGTGAGGAGATGTTTCCTTCGTTGTTAGAGGCATTAGAATCTGCGAAGCACTCGATCCATATGGAGTTTTATATATTTGATTTAGACAATATTGGAACTAAAGTATTGGATCTTTTGGAGAAAAAAGCGAACGAGGGTATCATTGTCAGATTGATTGTAGATAGCTTTGGCTCACCGAAATTAGTTCGGTACATGCGCAAGAACAAAGACACAAAAATTGAGTTTCAAGCTTTTTTGCCTGTAACTTTTACTTCATTGGCAAACAGTAATTATCGGAATCATCGTAAAATTGCTGTCATTGACGGTTTTGTTTGTTTTATCGGTGGGATCAACATTTCTGACCGATATGAAAATCCGAATGATTTTGGTTTATATTGGCGTGACACCTCAGTAAAGATTGTTGGGAATGTGGGGGTTATGTTCCAGATTAGTTTTTGGAATCAATGGAATCAAACGGAAGGCAAGTCCTTTAACCTTGAGGATGGGTATTTACGCGAGACTCCTGTTGTAACTGATCAGCTTTCAGCAGTCGCTTTGGCTTCGAGTGATCCGGGCTCATTGGGGCCATTCAATATGGAAGCTTTATTGATCAGTATTGGTGAGGCAAGCCATACCATTAAATTATGCACACCCTATTTTATTCCATCCGAGGAATTGTCGACAGCCTTGAAAACTGCGGCCGCCGCAGGAGTGGAAGTCGAATTAATGATTCCTAAAGAGGGGGATTCTTGGTTTGTACAGCATGCAACTTATTCTTACTTAAAACCTCTTTTGGAAAGAGGAGTAAAAGTGTTCTTATATGAAAAGGGATTTCTGCACGCAAAAACTTCCATTATAGATGGCAAGATTGCCTATGTGGGCACCGTAAATCTTGATTTTCGGAGTTTCTATATCAATTATGAAGTTGCAGCAGTTATATCCAATAAAGATTTCTGCGCTGACATGGAAAAGCAATTTGAAATTGATAAGGGAAATTGTGAAGAGATTAACATCAAGGATTGGAAAAAGAGAAAAGCTTGGAAAAGGGGATTTGATTCGCTATGTCGGTTATTAGCACCATTGCTATAG